In a genomic window of Aggregatimonas sangjinii:
- a CDS encoding cell division protein FtsX, translated as MAKSFENFQKRKLISSYFSVVLSIGLVLFLLGTLGLLLVNTKKMADHFKEQVTIAVFLKESAKEVEINQLQKSLATDEYVKSATYVSKEAAAEQHTEEIGENFMDFLGYNPLKNSIDIKLKADFVSPEQIEDIAEKLTAKEYVEEVSYDKPLVDLLNDNVKKLGFWILVASGIFTFIAVLLINSSIRLSIYSKRFIIKTMQMVGATKSFIRQPFIKTNIKLGVIGSLLAMLALAGLLYYLDETFPELNLLEDIQLLGIVFGGVFLLGILISFISTYFATSRFLNLRTDELYY; from the coding sequence ATGGCCAAGTCTTTTGAAAATTTCCAAAAACGCAAGCTGATCTCTTCCTATTTCTCAGTGGTGCTGAGCATCGGCCTAGTATTATTTCTCTTGGGTACACTCGGGCTGTTGTTGGTCAATACCAAAAAAATGGCCGACCACTTTAAGGAGCAGGTTACCATCGCGGTCTTTTTGAAAGAAAGTGCGAAAGAAGTCGAAATCAACCAACTGCAAAAAAGCCTCGCTACCGACGAATACGTAAAATCGGCTACCTATGTGTCAAAGGAGGCGGCCGCCGAGCAGCACACGGAAGAAATCGGGGAGAATTTCATGGATTTTTTAGGGTACAATCCGCTAAAGAACTCCATAGATATTAAGCTCAAGGCCGATTTTGTCTCTCCCGAACAGATCGAGGATATCGCCGAAAAGCTTACCGCAAAGGAATATGTTGAAGAGGTGAGCTATGACAAACCGCTCGTTGACCTTTTGAACGACAACGTAAAGAAGCTCGGTTTTTGGATTCTGGTCGCTAGTGGTATTTTTACGTTTATCGCGGTACTGCTCATCAATAGCTCCATTCGGCTGAGCATCTACTCTAAACGTTTTATCATCAAGACCATGCAAATGGTTGGGGCTACCAAGAGTTTTATCCGCCAGCCCTTTATCAAAACCAATATTAAATTGGGTGTTATCGGATCGCTCCTGGCCATGCTGGCTTTGGCGGGACTACTTTACTACTTGGACGAAACCTTTCCTGAGCTGAATTTGTTGGAAGACATACAGCTGTTGGGTATTGTTTTTGGAGGCGTTTTTCTACTAGGGATTTTGATTTCGTTTATCAGCACCTATTTTGCCACCTCCCGTTTCCTCAACTTGCGAACCGATGAACTTTATTACTAA